Proteins encoded within one genomic window of Verrucomicrobiales bacterium:
- a CDS encoding NAD(P)/FAD-dependent oxidoreductase codes for MSKPEILVVGGGAAGFFAAIAGAEADPDARVTILEKSPAFLTKVRISGGGRCNVTHSCFEPRELTTCYPRGERALIAPFHRFQARDTVQWFASRGVVLKTEGDGRMFPTTDSSETIVECLLAAARAARVILRSGVGVERIERTEQGRFGATLSTGELMECDRVLLATGGCRSAALGQLAVSLGHTLEPPVPSLFTFHIAVPWLRALSGVSLEDAEVSVSGAGLRERGPLLLTHWGLSGPAVLRLSAWGARSLHQCDYRFSLQVNWLPRLNPEQLLREFDQRRQGTPAKFVVNTTIAPLSARLWEQLVLSAGIAPDARWSAISKADLARLSLQLSRMELPVQGKSLNKDEFVTCGGVRLKEVDFKTMESRVCPGLYFAGEILDIDGITGGFNFQAAWTTGWIAGQAMALG; via the coding sequence GTCCGGCGTTCCTGACGAAGGTGCGGATTTCCGGCGGCGGCCGCTGCAATGTCACCCACAGCTGTTTTGAACCGCGCGAGCTCACCACCTGCTATCCGCGCGGAGAGCGCGCACTCATCGCGCCCTTTCATAGGTTTCAGGCTCGAGACACCGTGCAGTGGTTCGCCTCCCGCGGTGTGGTTCTGAAGACGGAGGGCGATGGACGGATGTTTCCCACCACCGATTCCTCGGAGACCATTGTAGAGTGCCTGCTAGCGGCGGCACGGGCGGCGCGGGTGATCCTGCGGTCGGGAGTCGGAGTGGAACGAATCGAGCGGACGGAGCAGGGGCGGTTCGGGGCGACGCTCTCCACGGGTGAGTTGATGGAGTGCGATCGAGTTCTGCTCGCCACGGGCGGCTGTCGGAGTGCCGCGCTGGGACAGCTGGCTGTTTCGCTCGGCCACACACTGGAACCCCCGGTGCCATCTTTGTTCACGTTTCACATCGCGGTCCCGTGGTTGCGGGCACTGTCGGGAGTTTCGCTGGAGGATGCCGAGGTTTCGGTGTCGGGTGCCGGTTTGCGCGAGCGAGGTCCGTTGCTGCTGACCCATTGGGGGCTTAGTGGTCCTGCGGTGTTGCGGCTGTCGGCCTGGGGGGCTCGCTCGCTGCATCAGTGCGATTATCGTTTTTCGTTGCAGGTGAATTGGCTGCCGCGTCTGAACCCGGAGCAGTTGCTGCGGGAGTTTGATCAGCGGCGACAGGGAACCCCGGCCAAATTCGTGGTGAACACCACCATCGCACCCCTGTCGGCACGGCTGTGGGAACAGCTCGTTCTCTCGGCCGGGATCGCCCCCGACGCCCGCTGGTCCGCCATCTCGAAGGCAGACCTCGCTCGACTCTCGCTGCAGCTGTCCCGAATGGAACTGCCAGTTCAGGGCAAGAGCCTGAATAAGGATGAGTTTGTGACTTGTGGAGGGGTGCGCCTCAAGGAGGTGGATTTCAAAACCATGGAAAGCAGGGTTTGCCCGGGTCTTTACTTTGCCGGGGAAATCCTGGACATCGATGGCATCACCGGTGGATTCAACTTCCAGGCGGCCTGGACAACCGGATGGATCGCCGGTCAGGCGATGGCTCTGGGTTAG
- a CDS encoding class I SAM-dependent methyltransferase — translation MKTDWDYTKLASHYIKRPDYCPAAIDDLCKLTASAAGATACDIGAGSGHLTKMLLDRGLVVTAVEPNDAMREVGQQVTANRGVNWVVGTGEATGLPDQQFDLVTFGSSFNTTDRRKALAETKRLLKPKGWFACMWNHRDLSDPLQAAVENFIKENIRGYGYGTRREDQTEAINASGLFRQVHYIEASYVAKIAAEDYLDAWRSHGTLERQAGASFGSIIAGIEEIVRREDRILNVGYTTRIWAAQKK, via the coding sequence ATGAAAACCGATTGGGACTACACGAAACTGGCCTCTCACTACATCAAACGTCCGGATTATTGTCCGGCGGCGATTGATGATCTCTGCAAGTTGACCGCGAGCGCCGCTGGTGCTACCGCGTGCGATATCGGAGCTGGATCTGGCCATCTGACCAAGATGCTGCTCGATCGAGGACTCGTGGTGACTGCGGTGGAACCCAACGATGCGATGCGTGAAGTGGGACAGCAGGTGACCGCTAACCGGGGAGTGAACTGGGTTGTCGGTACCGGAGAGGCTACGGGCCTGCCTGATCAACAGTTTGATCTCGTCACATTCGGCTCCTCTTTCAATACGACCGATCGTCGTAAGGCACTTGCCGAGACCAAGCGGCTGCTGAAGCCGAAGGGCTGGTTTGCCTGCATGTGGAATCACCGTGATTTAAGTGATCCGCTCCAGGCTGCCGTCGAAAACTTCATCAAGGAGAACATTCGCGGTTATGGCTATGGAACGCGCCGAGAGGACCAAACGGAGGCGATCAATGCGAGTGGTCTCTTCCGGCAGGTCCATTACATCGAGGCTAGTTACGTGGCCAAGATTGCAGCTGAAGATTACCTAGACGCCTGGCGATCGCATGGAACGTTGGAACGCCAAGCCGGCGCCTCTTTCGGGAGCATCATTGCCGGGATCGAGGAGATTGTGCGTCGGGAGGACAGGATTCTCAACGTGGGCTACACGACCCGCATCTGGGCTGCCCAGAAGAAGTAA
- a CDS encoding MotA/TolQ/ExbB proton channel family protein, which translates to MNSLFLASVLGSAPFRFSLEQSSVETRMCLAGLLCLSLVVWIVFARKSSRLMRARLATLGFEESYSSSRDPLELFDRNERFDDAPAFVVYSQGAGEVQHHLHHNPVRFRRQRLISSHSFNALRLTVEEVVEVEVQALGRHLWLLRWIAVGAPLIGCLGTVWGMMSMVVSGAGLPELTPWIGTAMISAVVGIAVGLQSMLAATVLSGRVQTFSIDLRRFGRRFVARVEHVYLDQRPIEDEIEEANEVLASKIVALVQKGRGPLRELPVLASHD; encoded by the coding sequence ATGAACTCCTTATTCCTGGCGTCGGTTTTGGGATCTGCCCCGTTTCGTTTCTCGCTAGAGCAGTCCTCGGTGGAAACGCGGATGTGTTTGGCGGGCTTGCTGTGCTTGTCCCTTGTGGTCTGGATTGTTTTCGCGCGAAAGTCTTCGCGACTGATGCGAGCCCGCCTCGCGACCCTGGGGTTCGAGGAATCTTACTCCTCTTCGCGTGATCCTTTGGAGTTGTTTGATCGGAACGAACGCTTCGATGATGCCCCTGCTTTTGTGGTTTACTCTCAAGGCGCAGGTGAAGTGCAGCACCACTTGCATCACAATCCGGTGCGGTTCCGCCGGCAGCGCTTGATCAGCAGTCACTCGTTCAATGCGCTCAGGCTGACGGTTGAGGAGGTTGTGGAGGTCGAGGTTCAAGCACTCGGTCGCCATTTATGGTTGCTCCGCTGGATTGCGGTTGGGGCTCCCTTGATTGGTTGCCTCGGAACCGTTTGGGGAATGATGAGTATGGTGGTGTCGGGTGCCGGGCTTCCGGAGTTAACTCCCTGGATCGGAACCGCCATGATCTCTGCCGTGGTTGGCATCGCGGTGGGGTTGCAGTCCATGCTGGCCGCAACTGTTCTCTCGGGACGCGTGCAGACGTTCAGCATCGATCTTCGACGCTTTGGCCGGAGATTCGTAGCTCGGGTTGAGCATGTCTATTTGGACCAGCGTCCGATCGAAGACGAGATCGAAGAAGCGAACGAGGTGCTGGCCTCCAAGATTGTCGCCCTCGTTCAGAAGGGCAGAGGGCCGCTTCGTGAGCTGCCGGTGTTGGCAAGTCACGACTAG